In Streptomyces sp. NBC_00344, the genomic window CTTTCGTGCGTGCCCGTTCTGCAAGCGTTCAGGATGACCAGGTCGACGCTGGAGAAGAATCCGTCCGCGAGGACCCCGCTGGAAGTGAGCGTGGCCATCCCAAGTGAGCCGCCGTGCAGAGCGAGTCCTGCAGCCCAGCGATTCGGGTGTGTTAGGCCGTGTGCCGCCACGTGGACGATCCGGGCCATGGGCATCATGTGCAGAGCGCGGGCCGGGGTCGCATCCTCCTGCGTGAGAACCTCCACACTGTCGTGAAGACCTGCGATCACGTGGGCTTCGCACAAGGGCCCGCCGATCAGCTCGAGGCCAGGGAGGTGACCACCGCCGTGTGCCACCACCAGCACCTCGATCACGGCTGCTTGCCGCTGGGATCTCTCGATGGCGGACACGAGTCGAGCTGTAGGGGCATAGACCACCTGCTCGAAAGCATCGACCAAAGTAGAGGTGCGGGCGCTGTCGAGCGGAGCTGCGTGGAGGGGCAATAGCTCCATCGGAGCCGTGGGGCTGAGCACCAGCCGACGGAACTCACGGGGGGCGGCCGTCTCGATGATGGCTCGTGCCAGCCCACCGCACTCGGCGACCAACTGCTCCAGGTAGTCGTGCCACACACGTCGAGGGTGATCCGGTGCTTGCCGCGCCCATTGATCGACCGCGCCCGCGAAAGGCCCCAGGGGGAATTCCTCACACGACACCAGATCGAAGTGCGGGTGGCCCGCACGGGTCCGGCACACGGCGAGCTGAAGGGTTCCGTGCCGGTTGATGAGGTGGACGAACGCCGTTTGTTCGTCCACAGAGGGCATGTCTGCGCGTCCAGTCGACCGCGCCTTGCCGACTCTTCGCCCCGTCGCCGCCCGGAGGAGTTCAAGAGTGCGCTGCCTGCCCTCGGCAGCGGCCTGCAGCTCCGCGTCTCCCTCCGGCGGGCTGTTCCCGTCTAGCAGGCCGGCGGCATGCCGAGAACGTACCCAGGCGAGGTGACGTGCGGATGCCATGAAGGATTCGTACTCGGCGGCGTCGGACTCCAGGACGAGCTCGTCATGAATGTCCTCGCCCTTCGCGGTTTCACAGGTCCGGAAGGCGACCTCTGCGGCCTGATCGTGCCCCTCAAAAGCGATCCTCTGCCTTATCGTCTGCGCCTCGTCCCCGATCAGCCGACGGAGCGCTGCGATCGCGGCATCCTTGGCTTGGGCGCACACCTCTTCCGGCAGACCGAGCCGGATGCTGCCCACGGCCCTGAGCTCACCGTCGCCGACAAGCCGGATGATGCTGAGGCGGGCATAACCAACGGTCGCAAGATGCAGTAGTTCCCAAGCGTGCTCCACCCAGGAGAGGGAGTAGGTGTACGGAGCCCGGAACGGAGGGTCGGGGTCGGCCGGAAGCGTGGGGAACTCGAACCACAGCCTCAGACCGTCACCGTAGTCCTCGACTCCGATGCCATACCGTGTTGGCGGCTCCATCAACTCCCGCACGGCCGCGATGTGCGTGTCCGTCTCCACTGTGGCCAGCCAGACGGGGTGAGGACCTGCCTGTCTGTGGAGGAAGCGGGTTCCGCACGTAATGATTTCCTCGGACATCCAGTCGGGCACCGAGGAGTTCCGGGCGACGGAATCCGGTTGCCACAACAAAGCGTCATCTGGACTCAGTTCGGCTCGATGCATGCCCCAGCCCGCCCGAAGGCACTCCTCTCCGTACCGTTCATCCTCCGTCATGGGCACGATCAGCTTGAGCTCATGTGCCGTGAGGAGAGAAAATAGCTGCCCCATCTGTGCATCCCACGCGTCGAGGTCCCTGCGTAAACCCGTCAAGAGTTCTGGTGAGAGGTCCCTGACGCGATGCACGGTGTCTTCCAGATCGACCCGGTGGTGCCAGCGCTTCACGACCTCCGTGAGGTCCGGCCTGTCAGCCAGCCCCGGCCTCGTGCTCAGAAAAGGATCAGGGAGGGTGATCTTCATCAAGCCTCTGGTGACGAGGAACTGCGCGCACACCTTCGCCGTTCCGGTGGCGGACTCGTGCAGGAGATCCGGGGGCAGGAAGGCGAAGGGATCCTCAGCGTTTTCCAGAACGGTGTCGACAAGCCGGTCGTCCTCATGGCACCAGACCGCCGTGAGTACGTCGCGGACCTTCTCCGGTGAGTATTTCGACAGCCGTCGTCCCGCCCACAACTCGATCAGCAAGGCATGGAGTCCGCCCACGTCCCACCACCGTTCCCACGGCACACCATCTCTGCGAACCGTGTGCAGGACAGGCATGACCAGGTCGCAGGCCACCATCGATCCGGGAACCTCTGGGAGGACGAGGCCGGTCGATCGGAGCTGATCGCCGATGGTCTGCGGAGAGCTGCACCCGATGTCCTCCGTTGCGATCCGGGTCAACACGGTGGCAAGCGTCAGTTGATCATCCGCGACCCACGAGGGGAACATGTCGGAACGGCAGGTCTCAGGTCTGAGTTTGTGGCAGACCCGCGCTGCAAGGCCGTCGACCCATGTGGTGCGCATTCGAAGCAGATGGTCCCGCATTAGTCGTCCCGGCCTCCCCGGCAGTGAGCACTCGCCACGCCAGTATGTCTGCGGTACCCACAAGTCTTCGCGGGATCAGGGGTCATCAGGCCATCGGGTCGCGAAGATCCTGCACCCGCTGTTCGGAAGGGCATACGACGATGCCGCACGCACCCACCACGGTCACCCAGGTCGTGATCGTTCTTCTTCTGGTACTCCCCGGCGTGACCTATCAGTTCGTCCGCGAACGAGCCCGCGGTCCGGTCCCGGGTCACAGAGACCTCGGAGAGCGCATACTCCGAGCTGTGACCGCGGGTATCGCTCTCGACACCCTTTACGTCCTGCTCGCCGGCCCGTGGTTGGTGCACCTCGTCTACGACCGTCGCCGGGGCTGGACCGGCGCGGCCGACAACCTTCGCATCGCCGCGCTGACGGCGACAACCCTGTTGATCGTGATGCCGGCCGCTGCCGCCTGGCTCACCTCATGGCTGGGCTCACGAGGAAGCCGGTCCACCTACGACCCGATCCCCACAGCATGGGACAAGGTCTTCCAGCGTCGGAGCCACTGTCTGGTACGCGCTCGCATGAAGAGCGGTCTCTGGGTGGGCGGGTATTACGGGGAAAGATCCTATACCTCTGGCTACCCGGAAGCCGCAGACCTGTACCTGCAGACCACATGGGCCATGTCCGGCGCCGGACTGTTCGAACATCCACTGCCGCGTTCCGGCGGGATATATATTCGGATGAATGATGTGGAGTTCCTCGACTTCGTCGAGGTACCTCCCGGGGCCGAAGAGGGAGACACGGCAAGTGACCGAGACACGACCACAGTTGGATCCCAACGGGAAGAGGGGGTACCGGCCCGTCGGCAGTCGGCCCGAGCCGACGCAGGCTCCGCCGACGCCGCCTCCGGTCGCTGAGCGGGACACCGGCACGGCCGACGAAGAGTGACGTGAGGCGTCCGTCCCGCGGAACCGTTGCACCTTCACCACGGCCCGGATCAGGGTTCGCCCGCGTCACCCCGGCAGCCGGCCACGTGGCGGTGGATCGCCTCCGTGGCGAGGATGGCACCGAGACCGTGACCACGCCACTACTCGTCAGGAGTCACCCTGTCCATGACGAGCAGGGCGGAGCCGACGTACGGCAGCCACCCGCCGACGTCCTCGGTGAAGCTCTCTGTGCTCGCATCCAGCAGGGCCTGGGCGGTCTCGTACAGTCTTCGGACTGCTCTTCCATGGCCCGGACCGCGTGTACTCCCGGTCGAGGTGCAACCTGTAGACGGTCATCGCCCCGACTTGGGCCTCCTCGTGGGGGATGGCCACGTCCCACCGTTCCAAGGTGTCGGCCTGTGGGATGTCGTCGAGTTCGTCGGTGTAGGAGCAGGGAGGGTGCATTCACCGCTGCAGCGCAGCGATGCGCCACGGGCAGCAGGCCAGTCGCCAAGATCAAACTCCTGGGCTGGCCTGCCTGCCGACGTGCGAAATACGGGCCCCAGGACTGCTCCAGCAGCCCCGCGCTGATCCGGTCCCAGCTCGGTCGGGGGCCGTCGACCGGGCGTACGGCTGTGAGCAGGCGGCCGTCGAGGAACGTATCGAGCCGATCGCCCGTCAGGATGGCCAGCCGCTCGCGTTGAGCACGGCGGTTCACCTCTACCCGCTCGCCCAGAACTCCGAGCAGTACCTCGTGACGCGCCTCGCCGAGGACGTCACCGCGGATCCACCGTCCTCGGACCGGTACGCCGGCGAGCGTGCCGAGCTGGTGCTCCTCGCGGCTGAAGGCCAGGTCCATCGCCCCCTCGGCCGCCGGTCCCACCCGGCTGATCGCCGCCCGGCTGGCAGCCCCCTCACCGCTGAACTCCGGGAGCGGAAGGTCTACCATGAGGCCCCCTTCCGGGGCCGGGTCCACCACGCGGCGGGGATCAGACCGGGGAACACGGAATTGCCAGGGCTTCGCGTCTCCTGGCACGTTGATCCATCCGGTCTTGAGGCCCGTCAGGGCGGCGGAGCCGTCGGGCAGGAAGATGTCGACGTAGACGCCGCCCTCACCGAGCCAGACCCAGCTCATGAAGTAGGCGTGATCGCCATGGTCAACGGCCCAGGAACCATGTGGTTCCCAGGGCCTTCGGGTTGGGGTGGGCGTGCACCAGGTGGCGGCGGTACATGGGCGCCGGTCTGTGTCGAGACAGCCGAAGCCCCCAGGAAGGTGCCCGCCTGGGACTTTAACGATGATCAGTTCTTAGCTGCTCCACCTGTCAGCTGGTGGTCTGGGTCTCCTCCTCGCCTTAGGACTTCTTCCGTCGTGCCGCAATAAGGGCAATGGTGGCGTTCGGGATGTGGGCGAGGCGGAGCAGCAGGGCCTAAAGCAGGCTGCGCCGCAGGGCGTGGTGAAGGTCGAGGGGACGCCGGCCCAGGGCGCGGTGTTGGTCGAGCAACTATGCGCGGTGCGTTCGGCTCAGAGGGCGTCCTCTGGGACCAAGACGGCCGGCCCGTCGTGTGCAGTGACGGCACGGAGTAGGCGGGCCTCCCTCGGCTCCCAGGACACCTGACTCGAACAGGGTGAAGGGGTCTATGGCGGTTCCGGCCATGGGCTTCGATACCCAACATCATCGCACCCGCCAGGCCGGCACAGCTGGCGTGCACGATCCCGCCCGCACTTGAGCGGCCCGCCGCCGATGTGCACCGTAGGAAGCACGCTGCTGCCCGACACGCCGATTGAGCCGCGCTGCCTGACCCGGGACGACCGCATAACGCTCCGTCAGAACCAGCGTCGAACGAGCGTCAAGACGTTTCCTAACCGGCCCGCAGAAGTCGAGTCAACCTACACCCCGTTATACGAAGTCGCAGGTCAGGCAGGCAGCGGAAGCGTGCGCCATGCTTCACGTGGTAGGCGGAGGGAAACAGGTCGAGCAACCCACCCGGACCACAAAACCCCAGCTCAGTCGTCCTTCTTCACCGGCTCCAGAATCGCCACGCACTCCACGTGATGCGTCATCGGAAACAGGTCGAACGCGCGCAGTGTCCGCACCTTGTAGCCGCCCTCGCGGAAGTACGCCAGGTCGCGGGCGAGGGCCGCCGGGTCGCAGGCGACGTAGGCGATGCGGCGGGCGCCCAGGGCCGAGAGGTGCTTCACCGTCTGCTTGCCCGCGCCGGCGCGGGGCGGGTCGAGGACGATCAGGTCGCACTCGGTGATGCCGGTGCGGGGCAGGATCTGTTCGACCTTGCCGTGCTCGATACGGACCCGGTCGAGGTCCTGGAGGTTGTGGCGGGCGTCCTCGACGGCGCGCTTGCCGGACTCGATGCCGAGGACCGCGCCCTTCTCGCCGATCCGCTGGCCGATGGCCCCGGCGAACAGGCCGACGCCGCAGTAGAGGTCGAGGGCCATGTCGTTCTTGCGGGGCAGGAGGCCCTGCATGACCGCGCGGACAAGGGTGTTGGCGGCCTGCGGGTGGACCTGCCAGAAGCCACCGGAGCCGACGCGGTAGGTCCGGTCGTCGGCGCGCTCGCGGACGAAGCCGCGGCCGTGGACACGGTGGATGCCGCCGTCGTGCTCGTCGACGCGCAGGACCGAGACCGGCTTGTCGAGCTCGACCAGCGGCAGCCGGGCGCCGGGCTTCGGGGTGAGGATGACCTGGCGGTCGTGGGAACCGGTGGCGGTGATGGCTT contains:
- a CDS encoding class I SAM-dependent RNA methyltransferase → MQTEPTSSLVGEEYEVEVGPVAHGGHCIARTSDGRVLFVRHTLPGEKVLVRVTDGDESSRFLRADAIEIIEASKDRVEAPCPYAGPGKCGGCDWQHAKPGAQRRLKGEVVAEQLQRLAGLTPEEAGWDGTVMPAEGDKLPKGEVPAWRTRVQYAIDEDGRAGLRKHRSHDVEPVDHCMIAAPGVSELGVEKRDWSGMASVEAITATGSHDRQVILTPKPGARLPLVELDKPVSVLRVDEHDGGIHRVHGRGFVRERADDRTYRVGSGGFWQVHPQAANTLVRAVMQGLLPRKNDMALDLYCGVGLFAGAIGQRIGEKGAVLGIESGKRAVEDARHNLQDLDRVRIEHGKVEQILPRTGITECDLIVLDPPRAGAGKQTVKHLSALGARRIAYVACDPAALARDLAYFREGGYKVRTLRAFDLFPMTHHVECVAILEPVKKDD
- a CDS encoding CHAT domain-containing protein; this translates as MRTTWVDGLAARVCHKLRPETCRSDMFPSWVADDQLTLATVLTRIATEDIGCSSPQTIGDQLRSTGLVLPEVPGSMVACDLVMPVLHTVRRDGVPWERWWDVGGLHALLIELWAGRRLSKYSPEKVRDVLTAVWCHEDDRLVDTVLENAEDPFAFLPPDLLHESATGTAKVCAQFLVTRGLMKITLPDPFLSTRPGLADRPDLTEVVKRWHHRVDLEDTVHRVRDLSPELLTGLRRDLDAWDAQMGQLFSLLTAHELKLIVPMTEDERYGEECLRAGWGMHRAELSPDDALLWQPDSVARNSSVPDWMSEEIITCGTRFLHRQAGPHPVWLATVETDTHIAAVRELMEPPTRYGIGVEDYGDGLRLWFEFPTLPADPDPPFRAPYTYSLSWVEHAWELLHLATVGYARLSIIRLVGDGELRAVGSIRLGLPEEVCAQAKDAAIAALRRLIGDEAQTIRQRIAFEGHDQAAEVAFRTCETAKGEDIHDELVLESDAAEYESFMASARHLAWVRSRHAAGLLDGNSPPEGDAELQAAAEGRQRTLELLRAATGRRVGKARSTGRADMPSVDEQTAFVHLINRHGTLQLAVCRTRAGHPHFDLVSCEEFPLGPFAGAVDQWARQAPDHPRRVWHDYLEQLVAECGGLARAIIETAAPREFRRLVLSPTAPMELLPLHAAPLDSARTSTLVDAFEQVVYAPTARLVSAIERSQRQAAVIEVLVVAHGGGHLPGLELIGGPLCEAHVIAGLHDSVEVLTQEDATPARALHMMPMARIVHVAAHGLTHPNRWAAGLALHGGSLGMATLTSSGVLADGFFSSVDLVILNACRTGTHESTGRTVQTLRSIESAFLARGAKAVISTLWDITDLQGVVFSAVLHAHLGVGADSNTAYADTIRYLRGHRWRASSEAGAVCVAESAIDAMLPDWRSHLDQQVAENPLFWAAFKITGVV
- a CDS encoding DUF6338 family protein, whose amino-acid sequence is MPHAPTTVTQVVIVLLLVLPGVTYQFVRERARGPVPGHRDLGERILRAVTAGIALDTLYVLLAGPWLVHLVYDRRRGWTGAADNLRIAALTATTLLIVMPAAAAWLTSWLGSRGSRSTYDPIPTAWDKVFQRRSHCLVRARMKSGLWVGGYYGERSYTSGYPEAADLYLQTTWAMSGAGLFEHPLPRSGGIYIRMNDVEFLDFVEVPPGAEEGDTASDRDTTTVGSQREEGVPARRQSARADAGSADAASGR